In Phaseolus vulgaris cultivar G19833 chromosome 10, P. vulgaris v2.0, whole genome shotgun sequence, a single genomic region encodes these proteins:
- the LOC137816871 gene encoding uncharacterized protein, whose translation MAVEVHEVDQTPDVDLVFTKADLQDVIPHDNDPVVILLVTAGRRVHRVLVDQGSSVDVMFWSTFSKLQLSPYQLRPYIGCLYGFAGDQVEVHGHIKLRTTFTDGITSRTANIRYLVVNAPSAYNILLGRPGLNRIGAIASTTHMKMKLPSLDGTVITVKSDQKEAKRCYENSLKTKRGVFAVTTQSPREEGVTRVEIAWEK comes from the coding sequence ATGGCGGTAGAGGTACATGAGGTAGATCAGACTCCCGATgtcgacctcgtcttcaccaaggccgacctcCAGGATGTCATACCCCATGATAATGACCCGGTAGTAATTTTGCTAGTCACAGCAGGAAGGAGGGTGCATCGCGTCcttgtagaccaaggaagttcggtcgatgtgatgttctggtcgaccttcagcaagttacaactgtccccataccagttgaggccctatatcgggtgcttgtatggtttcgctggagaccaggtggaggtgcatGGACATATAaagctgaggacgaccttcacggATGGCATAACTTCACGCACTGCCAACATCAGGTATCTCGTCGTTAATGCTCCATCAGCGTACAATATATTGCTAGGTAGACCTGGTTTGAACAGGATTGGAGCGATTGCCTCCACGacgcatatgaagatgaagttgccttccctTGATGGTACGGTGATCACCGTCaagtctgaccagaaggaggctaaaaggtgctacgagaatagcctcaagacaaAGAGGGGGGTGTTCGCTGTTACTACCCAGTCTCCAAGAGAAGAAGGGGTCACTCGTGTAGAGATCGCTTGGGAAAAATAG